A region from the Linepithema humile isolate Giens D197 chromosome 1, Lhum_UNIL_v1.0, whole genome shotgun sequence genome encodes:
- the LOC105668583 gene encoding coiled-coil domain-containing protein 50-like translates to MAKSVLSSDTPPKAGRVNEMCREWLVHEDEALAYRLQDEEIKEHYIGNKTRNAQVREDLSRAKVEQELEALRYQSYVQQQEERDALVARQIALSLEREEKQRERELQESMRLQLRLGDEAMQQEIEKRIQEEKDEELARKLQKKEEVDNHENPESEQIMLNQKLAMEAQDAELARVLQDKERAKACRARERAKQKKLERERLQHQQQQHQLDEPNLVERPQRPNRLDLRTPPVKNRARNPVNYPQYPDPEEIQTLDDTNNVREMANVAAIIDPTYNAHRGTSSSSNNTVSPTYALPTPPQELMTDDVPCYMPIQGQRRNQVQSPSNTHEKKHKRRVKDGCKHQ, encoded by the exons ATGGCGAAATCTGTGCTGAGCTCGGACACGCCACCGAAGGCGGGTCGAGTAAACGAAA TGTGTCGTGAATGGTTGGTGCATGAGGACGAAGCGCTGGCTTATCGGCTTCAGGATGAAGAAA TCAAGGAGCATTACATCGGCAACAAAACACGTAATGCGCAAGTGAGGGAAGATTTATCGCGAGCCAAAGTTGAACAGGAATTAGAAGCATTGAGATATCAAAGCTATGTTCAACAACA agaagagagagatgCGCTCGTTGCAAGGCAGATTGCACTTTCTCTGGAGCGAGAAGAGAAGCAGAGAGAACGTGAATTGCAAGAGTCGATGAGATTACAACTAAGGTTGGGAGATGAGGCTATGCAGCAGGAGATTGAGAAGCGTATACAGGAAGAAAAAGATGAG GAACTGGCAAGGAAGTTgcagaaaaaagaagaggTAGACAATCACGAGAATCCGGAAAGCGAGCAAATTATGTTGAATCAGAAATTAGCAATGGAGGCGCAGGATGCTGAATTAGCGCGTGTGCTTCAAGATAAGGAGCGCGCGAAAGCGTgcagagcgagagagagagcaaagCAGAAGAAGCTGGAGCGAGAACGTCTGCAGCATCAGCAACAGCAACATCAGTTGGACGAGCCAAATCTGGTGGAACGACCTCAGAGACCAAACAGACTGGACTTACGGACTCCGCCGGTCAAAAATCGAGCTCGTAATCCCGTCAATTATCCACAGTATCCGGATCCTGAAGAGATCCAGACGCTGGATGATACCAATAACGTGCGAGAAATGGCAAACGTCGCGGCCATCATCGATCCCACTTACAACGCACATCGGGGTACTTCGAGCAGCTCGAATAATACAGTAAGCCCTACGTATGCACTGCCAACGCCGCCGCAGGAGCTGATGACTGATGACGTACCTTGTTATATGCCAATTCAAGGGCAGCGACGAAATCAGGTTCAGTCGCCATCTAATACGCATGAGAAGAAGCACAAACGGCGCGTCAAAGACGGCTGTAAGCATCagtaa
- the LOC136997181 gene encoding adenylate cyclase type 10-like — translation MEKRMNPLNHLFDFYIQIIYKLFVSNSTYIILITILAGFTDLTEKYTKTNLGGPSKLTETLNSYIGAMVQEILSHNGNVLKFSGDAFIVMWKLQDGMIMRDIAVAEAMLTACEIQKHFGTYNTERNAQSWKINLIIFSVVKLAIASGKTYFTSIDDPKTMSYYVITGKPVWDVKFAETLCRYYRLSFHNFTHSRSRQYANPNEYVHEKLADGIHTLIITYSAMWYHGKTHDIHNDVESDDEGYIEQARKGFLDLTSYDADALDTNLMNNDRKYHNFKQVDYILRPKVIKVAKAQLKDSLRSYMLRPVIRSVEMDEPLEHLTEMRQVVILFINVITKNISKHGLILLSRIVDEMHGCVNKTSLFDKDLIFLCIFGLQSDKHELESQIGLRCACRVRQYLLAMKNVTSVTIAVTTGMTYCGVVGHILRREYTVIGMSVNKAARLMIAYNSARN, via the exons ATGGAAAAAAGAATG AATCCATTGaatcatttatttgatttttatatacaaatcatatataaattgtttgtgAGTAACAgcacgtatataattttaattacaattcttGCAGGTTTTACAGATCTCACAGAAAAGTATACGAAAACTAATCTAGGCGGTCCGTCAAAGTTGACGGAAACTTTAAATAGTTACATCGGTGCAATGGTGCAGGAAATTCTCTCGCATAACGGCAATGTCCTGAAATTTTCTGGCGACGCGTTTATAGTAATGTGGAAACTCCAAGATGGAATGATTATGCGTGATATTGCGGTTGCAGAAGCAATGCTGACAGCATGTGAAATACAGAAACACTTCGGAACTTACAACACTGAGCGAAACGCTCAGAG ttggaaaattaatttaattatattttctgtagTGAAGCTTGCTATTGCTTCTGGAAAAACGTACTTTACATCTATTGACGATCCAAAGACGATGTCTTATTATGTCATCACCGGCAAGCCTGTCTGGGACGTAAAATTTGCTGAGACACTTTGTCGGTATTATCGCTTAAGCTTCcataattttacacatagTAGaagtaga CAGTATGCGAATCCCAATGAATACGTTCACGAAAAATTAGCAGACGGCATACACACCTTAATCATAACCTACTCTGCAATGTGGTACCACGGCAAGACTCATGACATTCACAATGACGTTGAATCCg ATGATGAGGGATATATCGAACAGGCACGCAAAGGCTTCCTCGATTTAACATCTTACGACGCTGATGCACTAGACACGAATCTGATGAACAATGATCgaaaatatcacaattttaAGCAAGTCGATTATATTC TAAGACCAAAGGTCATCAAGGTAGCTAAAGCGCAACTCAAAGATTCATTGAGAAGTTACATGCTCAGACCAGTCATACGATCCGTGGAAATGGACGAGCCGTTGGAACACCTTACAGAGATGAGACAAGTGGTCATACTCTTCATCAACGTCATCACGAAGAACATAAGCAAGCACGGATTAATCTTGCTC TCAAGAATTGTTGATGAAATGCATGGATGTGTGAACAAGACGTCTCTCTTCGATAAAGACCTGATTTTTCTCTGCATATTCGGACTGCAAAGCGACAAACATGAGCTGGAATCGCAAATCGGATTGAGATGCGCCTGCAGGGTACGACAATATCTTTTGGCGATGAAGAATGTCACATCTGTGACTATCGCTGTTACCACTGGAATGACGTATTGCGGTGTAGTCGGTCATATTTTACGAAGGGAGTATACCGTGATAGGAATGTCGGTGAACAAAGCAGCGCGTTTGATGATCGCGTAtaacagtgctcggaattag